The following nucleotide sequence is from Nitratidesulfovibrio termitidis HI1.
ACAATACCAGCTTCTCTCGGGGTGTCAATTCGTCGATCAGCCCCGCCACTCGCTCTATGAGCTCCTGCGTTGCCGTGGTCTGGAACGGTTCACCCTCTCCCTGCACGCCTGCATCTGGCGCCAGCGAGTCCTGTATGGCGTCGAGCGAGAGGCACAACTGGTTCTGCAACGCCTCCAGCCCCAGCCGTACATCCTTCTGGTCCAGTCCCGTGGCGTCCTGCAATTCCGCCTCGGTGGGGTGGCGTCCCTTTTCGTGCTCGATGCGCTGGATTGCCTCGTCCAGTTGCCGCACCCGCTGTCGCAGACTGCGCGGAAACCAGTCCAGCCGCCGCAACTCGTCCAGCATGGCGCCCCGGATGCGGCTTTCGGCATACGTCTCGAAGCGGATGCCAAGCTGCGGCCGGAACTTGCCCAGCGCCTCCATGAGGCCCAGGGTGCCCGCGCTGATCAGTTCGTTCAGCTCCACGTTGCGGGGCAGCTTGGCCTTCAGGCGCAAGGCCAGAAACCGCACCTTAGGCGCGTAGTGCCGGACTATCCGTTCCTGGTCGGCGCGCGGGAAGTCGCCCCAGGCGACGGCTCCCGATTCCAGCGCCTCCCAGGGGTTAGTGCCGGAAGAGGAGCTTTTTCCAGAAGAACTTGATGTTTCCATCGAGGCTCGCCGCC
It contains:
- a CDS encoding FliA/WhiG family RNA polymerase sigma factor, with the translated sequence METSSSSGKSSSSGTNPWEALESGAVAWGDFPRADQERIVRHYAPKVRFLALRLKAKLPRNVELNELISAGTLGLMEALGKFRPQLGIRFETYAESRIRGAMLDELRRLDWFPRSLRQRVRQLDEAIQRIEHEKGRHPTEAELQDATGLDQKDVRLGLEALQNQLCLSLDAIQDSLAPDAGVQGEGEPFQTTATQELIERVAGLIDELTPREKLVLSLYYSDELNMRETAEVMGITEGRVSQLHSQALNRLRKEFRNHYGEHGTV